One Microvirga thermotolerans DNA window includes the following coding sequences:
- a CDS encoding TfoX/Sxy family protein: protein MDAAPVGTLPGIGPATQQALKEVGIETVADLRSLGAVEAYRRLKFMAPRRVSLNALYALEAALRGCHWLDLPSSVKTVLQDEARTIDAALRRGMSPRCRIG from the coding sequence ATGGACGCAGCCCCCGTCGGCACCCTTCCCGGAATCGGTCCCGCCACGCAGCAGGCGCTGAAGGAGGTCGGAATCGAGACGGTGGCGGATCTGCGCTCCCTCGGCGCCGTCGAGGCCTACCGGCGCCTGAAGTTCATGGCCCCTCGCCGCGTTTCGCTGAATGCCCTTTACGCCCTGGAGGCCGCCCTGCGAGGCTGCCACTGGCTCGATCTGCCCTCCTCGGTTAAGACCGTTCTTCAGGACGAAGCCAGGACGATCGACGCGGCTCTGCGGCGGGGAATGTCTCCGCGCTGCCGGATCGGCTGA
- a CDS encoding MarR family winged helix-turn-helix transcriptional regulator, producing the protein MDTDIKHPGVKSVGWALVQAARLHRSRTGDKLSELGLFAGQEQVLQALAHSGPMTMGDLALILRVRPPTASKTISRLSSLKLVERHTEPGDARVVRVKLTREGKKKAAAINALWDEVESELLAGFDNKDRKRLRKLLRRAAKNLADITGADPSTFEGDDEGDEFAAAEEPLAASA; encoded by the coding sequence ATGGACACCGATATCAAGCATCCTGGCGTGAAGAGCGTCGGGTGGGCTCTGGTCCAGGCGGCGCGGCTCCATCGCAGCCGGACCGGAGACAAGCTTTCGGAACTCGGGCTGTTCGCGGGGCAGGAGCAGGTCCTCCAGGCCCTCGCCCATTCGGGTCCCATGACCATGGGGGATCTCGCGCTGATCCTGCGCGTGCGCCCACCGACGGCTTCGAAGACCATCTCCCGCCTTTCGTCCCTGAAGCTCGTGGAGCGCCACACCGAGCCGGGCGACGCCCGCGTGGTGCGGGTGAAGCTGACCCGGGAAGGCAAGAAGAAGGCGGCCGCCATCAACGCCCTCTGGGATGAGGTCGAGAGCGAACTCCTCGCCGGGTTCGACAACAAGGACCGCAAGCGCCTGCGCAAGCTCCTGCGCCGGGCCGCCAAGAATCTCGCCGACATCACCGGGGCCGACCCGAGCACCTTCGAGGGCGACGACGAGGGCGACGAGTTCGCCGCGGCCGAGGAGCCGCTGGCAGCCTCGGCCTGA
- a CDS encoding ABC transporter permease, giving the protein MAGKARSRAVTSQDILRIVLPMAVVAAALACWELYVRLGSVPPYVLPAPSLVARTVVADWPLLSASLLVTLRTTALGLLLAVAGGVALAVLFSLSRLVEYSLYPFAVAMQVTPVIAIAPLLLIYLPQETAVLACAWIVAFFPVLSNTMLGLQSVDRGLIELFALYGAPAATDPAARLKSRLRILWYLRRPAALPAFLAGLRIAVGLSLIGAVVAEMAAGSAGAGSGLAYRIVESQYRLNIPRLFAALALLAGAGIGLFLLTAALSRRLLRRWHESALVQEP; this is encoded by the coding sequence ATGGCGGGAAAAGCGCGCTCGCGAGCCGTCACGTCGCAGGACATCCTGAGGATCGTGCTGCCGATGGCCGTCGTGGCGGCCGCCCTCGCATGCTGGGAGCTTTACGTGCGGCTCGGCTCCGTCCCCCCATACGTGCTCCCGGCGCCCAGCCTCGTCGCCCGCACGGTCGTCGCGGACTGGCCCCTCCTTTCGGCCTCGCTGCTGGTGACGCTCAGGACCACCGCCCTCGGCCTGCTCCTCGCCGTCGCGGGCGGCGTCGCACTGGCGGTGCTGTTCAGCCTGTCCCGGCTCGTCGAATACTCGCTCTATCCCTTCGCGGTGGCGATGCAGGTGACGCCGGTGATCGCCATCGCTCCCCTGCTCCTCATCTACCTGCCGCAGGAGACGGCGGTCCTCGCCTGCGCCTGGATCGTCGCCTTCTTCCCCGTTCTCTCCAACACCATGCTGGGCCTCCAGTCGGTGGATCGCGGCCTGATCGAGCTTTTCGCCCTCTACGGCGCGCCGGCGGCGACGGACCCGGCCGCGCGGTTGAAGTCCAGGCTCAGGATACTCTGGTATCTGCGCCGGCCGGCGGCCCTGCCGGCGTTTCTCGCGGGCCTGCGCATCGCCGTGGGGCTCTCGCTCATCGGGGCCGTGGTGGCCGAGATGGCCGCCGGCTCCGCGGGGGCGGGCTCCGGCCTGGCCTACCGGATCGTCGAGAGCCAGTACCGGCTCAACATCCCGCGCCTCTTTGCGGCGCTCGCCCTGCTCGCGGGCGCCGGCATCGGCCTCTTTCTCCTCACCGCGGCCCTGTCGCGAAGGCTCCTGCGGCGCTGGCACGAGAGCGCCCTTGTCCAGGAGCCCTGA
- a CDS encoding ABC transporter ATP-binding protein, translating to MAAPIPLLAVNGVTKVFANGVTALSRVSMSLAAGECVTLLGPSGCGKSTLLRILAGLTAPTEGDVSWPDRADRDHRHEIGFVFQEPTLMPWADVADNVWLPLRLRGIPRSKAKERIEECLARVGLEDFAGAYPRELSGGMKMRASIARALVLRPRLLLMDEPFGALDEIARFRLNDDLLRLKRELGCAVVFVTHSVFESVYLADRVLVMSPRPGAIVAEVAVDAPRERGLGFRTSETYAAQCGRVSRILAEAMPGEEA from the coding sequence ATGGCAGCTCCCATCCCTCTCCTTGCCGTGAACGGCGTGACCAAGGTCTTCGCCAACGGCGTGACGGCCCTGTCCCGGGTCTCGATGTCCCTTGCCGCCGGCGAATGCGTGACGCTGCTCGGTCCCTCCGGCTGCGGGAAGTCCACGCTGCTGCGCATCCTCGCGGGCCTGACGGCGCCGACGGAGGGCGACGTCTCCTGGCCGGACAGAGCGGACCGCGACCATCGCCACGAGATCGGCTTCGTGTTCCAGGAGCCGACCCTCATGCCCTGGGCCGATGTCGCCGACAACGTGTGGCTGCCCCTGCGCCTGCGCGGCATCCCGCGGAGCAAGGCGAAGGAGCGCATCGAGGAATGCCTCGCCCGCGTCGGCCTGGAGGACTTCGCGGGCGCCTATCCCCGCGAGCTGTCGGGAGGGATGAAGATGCGGGCGTCCATCGCCCGCGCCCTCGTCCTGAGGCCGCGCCTCCTCCTGATGGACGAGCCCTTCGGGGCCCTGGACGAGATCGCCCGCTTCCGCCTCAACGACGATCTCCTGCGCCTGAAGCGCGAGCTCGGATGCGCCGTCGTGTTCGTGACCCATTCGGTGTTCGAGAGCGTCTACCTCGCCGACCGGGTTCTGGTCATGTCGCCGCGCCCGGGCGCCATCGTCGCCGAGGTCGCCGTCGACGCCCCCCGCGAACGGGGCCTGGGCTTCCGCACCAGCGAGACCTATGCGGCCCAGTGCGGGCGGGTCTCGCGCATCCTGGCGGAAGCCATGCCCGGCGAGGAGGCCTGA
- a CDS encoding ABC transporter substrate-binding protein has protein sequence MKTWMALLLGAGLGLVPTAGRAQTPPTEVTFGTNWLAQAEHGGYYQALADGTYEKYGLKVTIVPGGPRASNRMLMTVGKLDFYMGGSLIQAFSAVEKDIPTIVVAAHFQKEPQALLSHPGQGLDTFESLKTSNDILLSKDGFATFYQWMKAEYGFRDEQVKPFGFTPAPFIANPRAVQQGYVTAEPLVIERAAGFKPNVFLLADYGFSTYSTTVETRRELVEKNPDLVQRFVDASTIGWYNYLYGDNAKANELIKRDNPEMTDELIAYSIARMKEYGIVDSGDATTLGIGAMTDARMKDFFDKMVKAGLFRADLDYRKAYTLRFVNKGVGLNLRK, from the coding sequence ATGAAGACATGGATGGCCCTGCTTCTGGGCGCGGGCCTGGGCCTCGTCCCGACGGCCGGGCGGGCGCAGACTCCGCCGACCGAGGTGACCTTCGGCACCAACTGGCTCGCCCAGGCCGAGCACGGGGGCTACTATCAGGCCCTCGCCGACGGCACCTACGAGAAATACGGCCTGAAGGTCACCATCGTGCCCGGCGGGCCGCGCGCCAGCAACCGGATGCTGATGACCGTCGGCAAGCTGGACTTCTACATGGGCGGCAGCCTGATCCAGGCGTTCTCCGCGGTGGAGAAGGACATCCCGACGATCGTCGTCGCGGCCCATTTCCAGAAGGAGCCGCAGGCCCTCCTGAGCCATCCCGGCCAGGGACTCGACACCTTCGAGTCGCTCAAGACCTCGAACGACATCCTGCTCTCGAAGGACGGCTTCGCGACCTTCTATCAATGGATGAAGGCCGAATACGGCTTCAGGGACGAGCAGGTGAAGCCCTTCGGCTTCACGCCGGCGCCCTTCATCGCCAACCCGCGCGCCGTGCAGCAGGGCTACGTCACCGCGGAGCCCCTCGTCATCGAGAGGGCCGCCGGCTTCAAGCCCAACGTCTTCCTGCTGGCCGACTACGGTTTCAGCACCTACTCGACCACCGTCGAGACCCGGCGCGAGCTCGTCGAGAAGAACCCGGACCTCGTGCAGCGCTTCGTCGACGCCTCGACCATCGGCTGGTACAATTATCTTTACGGCGACAACGCGAAGGCGAACGAGCTCATCAAGCGCGACAACCCGGAGATGACGGACGAGCTGATCGCCTATTCCATCGCCCGGATGAAGGAATACGGCATCGTCGATTCCGGTGACGCCACGACCCTCGGCATCGGCGCCATGACAGATGCGCGGATGAAGGACTTCTTCGACAAGATGGTGAAGGCCGGTCTCTTCAGGGCGGATCTCGACTACAGGAAGGCCTATACGCTCCGGTTCGTGAACAAGGGCGTGGGCCTGAACCTCAGGAAATAG
- a CDS encoding glucan biosynthesis protein has translation MTNLTRRIVLQSLLASVALPALAQQSGAPAPNPFRFEDVVRRARELAAQPYEPMTAQLPEPLNRLSFDDYRDIRFRPEKALLASSGGPFRMQLFHLGFLYQRPVTVNVLRDGVPTPVPYQKELFDYGHNRIEKPLPVNLGFAGFRLHYPLNSPKIFDEVIAFLGASYFRFLGTDQKYGASARGLAINVEGGEAEEFPHFREFWIDMPKPDSDQATIYALLDSPSVAGAYRFVLYPSKETTLDVTATLFPRKTIPNVGLAPLTSMFFEGENERRRTDDFRPELHDSDGLLMQSGAGEWIWRPLRNPSRKAISSFSDRNPRGFGLMQRDRVFENYQDLEAFYHRRPSYWVEPVGDWGEGRVELVEIPTPDETHDNIVAYWEPSRPLEAGQEVTVTYRLRALTTSNGMHPGGKAINTFQSPARNSGSNSPSDPTHRRFIIDFAGGDLAYYLSDPGLVQLIPTTTAGTITHTFVVPNEHTKGFRVAIDVKLEPGRSTDLRAFLKAGNKTLTETWTYPWAVE, from the coding sequence ATGACGAATCTCACGCGCCGAATCGTCCTCCAGAGCCTTCTCGCCAGCGTCGCCCTGCCGGCCCTGGCGCAGCAGAGCGGGGCTCCGGCGCCCAACCCGTTCCGTTTCGAGGACGTCGTCCGCCGGGCCCGGGAACTGGCCGCCCAGCCCTACGAGCCCATGACGGCGCAGTTGCCGGAGCCTCTCAACCGGCTGAGCTTCGACGACTACCGGGACATCCGCTTCCGCCCGGAGAAGGCGCTCCTCGCCTCGAGCGGCGGCCCCTTCCGGATGCAGCTCTTCCACCTGGGCTTCCTCTACCAGCGCCCGGTGACGGTGAACGTGCTGCGCGACGGGGTGCCGACGCCGGTCCCCTACCAGAAGGAGCTGTTCGACTACGGCCACAACAGGATCGAGAAGCCGCTGCCCGTGAACCTCGGCTTCGCCGGCTTCCGCCTGCACTACCCGCTCAACAGCCCGAAGATCTTCGACGAGGTCATCGCCTTCCTCGGCGCCAGCTACTTCCGCTTCCTGGGAACCGACCAGAAATACGGCGCCTCGGCGCGGGGCCTGGCGATCAACGTGGAGGGCGGCGAGGCGGAGGAATTCCCGCATTTCCGGGAGTTCTGGATCGACATGCCGAAGCCCGACAGCGACCAGGCAACGATCTACGCCCTGCTCGACAGCCCCTCCGTGGCGGGCGCCTACCGCTTCGTCCTCTATCCGTCGAAGGAGACCACCCTCGACGTGACGGCGACCCTGTTCCCGCGCAAGACCATCCCGAACGTCGGCCTCGCCCCCCTCACCTCCATGTTCTTCGAGGGCGAGAACGAGCGCCGCCGCACGGACGACTTCCGTCCCGAGCTCCACGATTCGGACGGGCTGCTCATGCAGTCCGGCGCGGGCGAGTGGATCTGGCGGCCGCTGCGCAATCCGTCCCGCAAGGCGATCTCCTCCTTCAGCGACAGGAACCCGCGCGGCTTCGGCCTGATGCAGCGGGACCGGGTGTTCGAGAACTACCAGGATCTCGAGGCCTTCTACCACAGGCGGCCGAGCTACTGGGTGGAGCCGGTGGGCGACTGGGGAGAGGGCCGCGTGGAGCTGGTCGAGATCCCGACCCCGGACGAGACGCACGACAACATCGTCGCCTACTGGGAGCCGAGCCGTCCCCTCGAGGCCGGGCAGGAGGTGACGGTGACCTACCGGCTGCGGGCCCTCACCACCTCCAACGGCATGCACCCGGGCGGCAAGGCCATCAACACCTTCCAGTCCCCCGCCCGCAACAGCGGCTCCAACAGCCCCAGCGACCCGACCCACCGCCGCTTCATCATCGACTTCGCCGGCGGCGACCTCGCCTATTACCTGTCGGATCCCGGGCTGGTGCAGCTCATCCCCACCACCACGGCCGGCACGATCACCCACACCTTCGTGGTGCCGAACGAGCACACGAAGGGCTTCCGCGTCGCCATCGACGTCAAGCTCGAGCCGGGCCGGTCCACGGACCTGCGCGCCTTCCTGAAGGCGGGCAACAAGACCCTGACGGAGACCTGGACCTATCCCTGGGCCGTGGAATGA
- a CDS encoding type III PLP-dependent enzyme, translated as MTERIREFLRNRREDGPCVVVDLDVVRDNYSKFARALPDTRVFYAVKANPAPEVLKALAELGSCFDTASVVEIQLALDAGATPDRISFGNTIKKERDIARALELGVRLYAVDCDAEVEKIVRAAAQAGVAASEVKVFCRILCDGEGAEWPLSRKFGCVPEMAVDVLEHAYRHGLEAYGVSFHVGSQQRNTEAWDQALASASAVFRECAGRGIHLSMVNLGGGFPTKYLKSIPEVEAYGESIFRALSKHFGNRLPETIIEPGRGMVGNAGIIEAEVVLISKKSQDENEVRWVYLDIGKFGGLAETMDESIRYPIRSERDHDRKVPCILAGPTCDSADVLYEKEPYPLPISLEIGDKVLIEGTGAYTTTYSAVAFNGFPPLKSYVI; from the coding sequence ATGACCGAGCGCATTCGTGAATTCCTGCGCAACCGACGTGAGGACGGCCCCTGCGTGGTCGTCGATCTCGACGTGGTGCGCGACAACTACTCGAAATTCGCCCGAGCGCTCCCCGACACGCGCGTGTTCTACGCCGTGAAGGCCAATCCCGCGCCCGAGGTGCTGAAGGCCCTGGCCGAACTCGGCTCGTGCTTCGACACGGCTTCGGTCGTGGAGATCCAGCTCGCCCTCGACGCCGGCGCCACGCCCGACCGGATCTCCTTCGGCAACACGATCAAGAAGGAGCGCGACATCGCGCGGGCCCTCGAGCTCGGCGTGCGCCTCTACGCGGTCGACTGCGATGCCGAGGTGGAGAAGATCGTGCGCGCCGCCGCTCAGGCCGGCGTGGCGGCTTCCGAGGTGAAGGTGTTCTGCCGCATCCTCTGCGACGGCGAGGGCGCCGAATGGCCCCTGTCGCGCAAGTTCGGCTGCGTTCCGGAGATGGCCGTGGACGTGCTGGAGCATGCCTACCGTCACGGGCTCGAAGCCTACGGGGTCTCGTTCCACGTGGGTTCGCAGCAGCGCAACACGGAGGCCTGGGACCAGGCGCTCGCCTCGGCGTCCGCCGTGTTCCGCGAGTGCGCCGGCCGCGGCATCCACCTGTCGATGGTCAACCTCGGCGGCGGGTTCCCGACGAAGTACCTGAAGTCGATTCCGGAGGTGGAGGCCTATGGCGAGTCCATCTTCCGGGCGCTCTCCAAGCACTTCGGCAACCGCCTGCCCGAGACGATCATCGAGCCGGGCCGCGGCATGGTCGGCAATGCGGGCATCATCGAGGCCGAGGTCGTCCTCATCTCGAAGAAGAGCCAGGACGAGAACGAGGTGCGCTGGGTCTATCTCGACATCGGCAAGTTCGGCGGCCTGGCCGAGACGATGGACGAGTCGATCCGCTACCCGATCCGCAGCGAGCGGGATCACGACCGCAAGGTGCCGTGCATCCTCGCCGGGCCGACCTGCGACTCGGCGGACGTTCTCTACGAGAAGGAGCCTTATCCGCTCCCCATCTCGCTGGAGATCGGCGACAAGGTGCTGATCGAGGGCACGGGCGCCTACACGACCACCTACTCGGCGGTCGCGTTCAACGGCTTCCCGCCCCTGAAGTCCTACGTGATCTGA
- a CDS encoding GNAT family N-acetyltransferase — protein MITIREETGRDVEAREALLDACFGPDRFQKTCERLREGRLPADALVAEDGGRLVGTVRLWHVCAGPNRPALMLGPIAVDPGMQGQGLGGRLMREALGRAAERGHGAVLLVGDAPYYERFGFSTEKTGALWMPGPYERSRFLALELEKGALDGARGLVSATGRLEEKPDLFALVAAAARGFVPGLSRAA, from the coding sequence ATGATCACGATCCGCGAGGAAACCGGCCGCGACGTCGAGGCGCGCGAGGCGCTGCTCGACGCCTGCTTCGGACCCGACCGCTTCCAGAAGACCTGCGAGCGCCTGCGCGAAGGCCGCCTGCCGGCCGACGCCCTCGTCGCCGAGGACGGGGGACGGCTCGTCGGCACCGTCCGCCTTTGGCACGTCTGCGCGGGCCCGAACCGCCCGGCCCTGATGCTCGGGCCGATCGCGGTGGATCCCGGCATGCAGGGGCAGGGCCTGGGCGGCCGGCTCATGCGTGAGGCGCTGGGCCGGGCGGCCGAGCGCGGCCACGGGGCCGTGCTGCTGGTGGGCGATGCGCCCTACTACGAGCGCTTCGGCTTCTCCACGGAGAAGACCGGCGCCCTCTGGATGCCCGGTCCCTACGAGCGCAGCCGCTTCCTGGCCCTGGAGCTGGAAAAGGGCGCCCTCGACGGTGCGCGGGGCCTCGTATCGGCCACCGGCCGGCTCGAGGAAAAGCCCGACCTGTTCGCTCTCGTTGCGGCCGCAGCCCGAGGCTTCGTCCCCGGCCTTTCCCGCGCAGCATAG
- a CDS encoding homospermidine synthase, with protein MTNWPVHGRITGPIVMIGFGSIGKGMLPLIERHFEFDRSRFVVIDPNDADRKLLDERGIRFIHQGLTRDNYRHLLQPLLTEGGGQGFCVNLSVDTSSRDIMELCREIGALYIDTVAEPWAGFYFDKSAGPAARTNYALRENILEARRRSPGGTTAVSCCGANPGMVSWFVKQALLNLAKDMNIEHEEPKSREEWARLMQRVGVKGIHIAERDTQRATSEKPMGVFVNTWSVEGFVSEGMQPAELGWGTHETWMPENARTHDTGCQAAIYLLQPGANTRVRSWCPTPGPQYGFLVTHNESISIADFFTVREGDKVVYRPTCHYAYHPCNEAVLSLHEMFGQAGKVQDRHHILTEDEIVDGIDELGVLLYGHGRNAYWYGSQLSIDETRLLAPYQNATGLQVTSAVLAGMVWALENPEAGIVEADDLDFRRCLEVQMPYLGPVVGVYTDWTPLADRPGFFPEDIDTSDPWQFRNILVR; from the coding sequence ATGACCAACTGGCCCGTCCATGGCCGCATCACCGGCCCGATCGTGATGATCGGCTTCGGCTCGATCGGCAAAGGCATGCTGCCCCTGATCGAACGTCACTTCGAGTTCGACCGGAGCCGCTTCGTGGTCATCGATCCGAACGACGCCGACCGCAAGCTCCTCGACGAGCGCGGAATCCGCTTCATCCATCAGGGGCTGACCCGCGACAACTACCGTCACCTCCTCCAGCCGCTGCTGACGGAAGGCGGCGGGCAGGGCTTCTGCGTGAACCTTTCGGTGGACACGTCCTCCCGGGACATCATGGAGCTCTGCCGCGAGATCGGCGCCCTGTACATCGACACGGTCGCCGAGCCGTGGGCGGGCTTCTACTTCGACAAGAGCGCCGGCCCGGCCGCCCGCACCAATTACGCCCTGCGCGAGAACATCCTCGAGGCGCGGCGCAGGAGCCCGGGCGGCACCACGGCCGTGTCCTGCTGCGGCGCGAATCCGGGCATGGTGTCCTGGTTCGTGAAGCAGGCGCTCCTCAACCTCGCCAAGGACATGAACATCGAGCACGAGGAGCCGAAGTCGCGCGAGGAATGGGCGCGCCTCATGCAGCGCGTCGGCGTGAAGGGCATCCACATCGCCGAGCGCGACACGCAGCGCGCCACCTCCGAGAAGCCGATGGGCGTCTTCGTCAACACCTGGTCGGTGGAGGGCTTCGTGTCCGAGGGCATGCAGCCGGCGGAGCTCGGCTGGGGCACCCACGAGACCTGGATGCCGGAGAACGCCCGCACCCACGACACGGGGTGCCAGGCGGCGATCTACCTGCTCCAGCCCGGCGCCAACACGCGCGTCCGGTCGTGGTGCCCGACGCCCGGTCCGCAATACGGCTTCCTCGTCACGCACAACGAGTCGATCTCGATCGCCGACTTCTTCACGGTGCGGGAGGGCGACAAGGTCGTGTACCGGCCGACCTGCCACTACGCCTATCATCCCTGCAACGAGGCGGTGCTCTCGCTGCACGAGATGTTCGGGCAGGCCGGAAAGGTCCAGGACAGGCACCACATCCTCACGGAGGACGAGATCGTCGACGGCATCGACGAGCTCGGCGTCCTGCTCTACGGCCACGGCAGGAACGCCTACTGGTACGGCTCGCAGCTCTCCATCGACGAGACGCGCCTGCTGGCGCCCTACCAGAACGCCACCGGACTTCAGGTGACCTCCGCCGTGCTCGCCGGCATGGTCTGGGCGCTGGAGAACCCGGAGGCCGGCATCGTGGAGGCGGACGATCTCGACTTCCGCCGCTGCCTCGAGGTGCAGATGCCCTATCTCGGCCCGGTCGTCGGGGTCTATACCGACTGGACGCCCCTCGCCGACCGCCCGGGCTTCTTCCCCGAGGACATCGACACCTCGGATCCGTGGCAGTTCCGGAACATTCTGGTACGTTAG
- a CDS encoding DUF2937 family protein, producing MSRIARIVAFGFGLAGAVVASQLPEYSQQYRQRLGGAIDVLTRVLQRFDADAESHGETREGAILRLRGNPDDLVSRQGVAMQANAERLARLRAHRDSLAQAGPFLRIALMARDGDTDVMEAAYRDFEPAVPVTEEGIVAAAGGFVAGWGGLLVLTGFVRSLRRPRPRPVRA from the coding sequence TTGTCCAGGATCGCGCGCATCGTCGCTTTCGGCTTCGGCCTCGCGGGCGCGGTCGTCGCCTCGCAGCTCCCCGAATATTCCCAGCAGTACCGGCAGCGCCTCGGCGGCGCCATCGACGTGCTCACCCGCGTCCTCCAGCGGTTCGACGCGGACGCTGAGAGCCATGGGGAAACCCGCGAGGGCGCCATCCTCCGCCTGCGCGGCAATCCGGACGATCTCGTGAGCCGCCAGGGCGTCGCCATGCAGGCCAACGCGGAACGGCTCGCCCGTCTCCGGGCCCATCGCGATTCGCTGGCCCAGGCCGGGCCGTTCCTGCGGATCGCCCTGATGGCGAGGGACGGAGACACGGACGTGATGGAGGCGGCCTACCGGGATTTCGAGCCCGCCGTGCCGGTGACGGAGGAAGGCATCGTTGCGGCGGCGGGCGGCTTCGTCGCCGGCTGGGGCGGCCTTCTGGTCCTGACGGGTTTCGTGCGCAGCCTGCGGCGGCCTCGCCCCCGCCCCGTGCGCGCCTGA
- a CDS encoding WD40 repeat domain-containing protein — translation MTAGTAPSLTQSIAPVDAGAHVTAVGWLKDTAAFGLGDGGVLLARNGETHRVEAHPDAGVLAAACDGERFLTGGDDGRVAVTGADGSTRTLAETKGAWIDALAVSGGGAFAYGAGRRVTARDDKGREKVLEVPSTARGLAFAPKGYRLAVSHYNGATLWFPNVEARPEVLEWKGSHLDVTWSPDGRFVVTSMQENALHGWRLVPDKGHMRMSGYPSKTRSFSWSHDGKWLATSGAEAAIVWPFESKDGPMGKAPRECGVRPAKVSRVAFHPNAYVLAVGYEDGCILLIRLGDASELLVRHAVKDSGISAMAWDRAGRRLAFGCEDGQAGILTLP, via the coding sequence ATGACCGCAGGAACCGCTCCGTCTCTCACCCAGAGCATCGCCCCCGTGGACGCGGGGGCGCACGTCACCGCCGTCGGCTGGCTGAAGGACACCGCCGCCTTCGGACTCGGCGACGGCGGCGTGCTGCTGGCGAGGAACGGCGAGACCCACCGGGTCGAGGCGCATCCGGATGCCGGCGTGCTCGCGGCCGCCTGCGACGGCGAGCGGTTCCTCACCGGCGGCGACGACGGGCGGGTCGCGGTGACCGGCGCGGACGGGTCGACCCGCACCCTCGCCGAAACGAAGGGCGCCTGGATCGACGCGCTCGCCGTGAGCGGCGGAGGCGCTTTCGCCTACGGCGCGGGCCGGCGCGTGACCGCCCGGGACGACAAGGGCCGGGAGAAGGTGCTGGAGGTGCCCTCCACCGCGCGCGGGCTCGCCTTCGCGCCGAAGGGCTACCGTCTGGCGGTCTCCCACTACAATGGCGCCACCCTGTGGTTCCCGAACGTGGAGGCCAGGCCCGAGGTGCTGGAATGGAAGGGCTCGCACCTGGACGTGACCTGGTCCCCCGACGGGCGGTTCGTCGTCACGTCCATGCAGGAGAACGCCCTTCACGGCTGGCGGCTCGTCCCCGACAAGGGCCACATGCGCATGTCCGGCTATCCCTCGAAGACCCGGTCCTTCTCCTGGTCCCACGACGGCAAGTGGCTGGCGACCTCGGGAGCCGAGGCGGCCATCGTCTGGCCGTTCGAGTCCAAGGACGGGCCCATGGGCAAGGCGCCGCGGGAATGCGGTGTGCGGCCCGCGAAGGTGAGCCGGGTGGCGTTCCACCCGAATGCCTACGTGCTGGCGGTCGGCTACGAGGACGGCTGCATCCTCCTGATCCGCCTCGGCGATGCCTCGGAGCTCCTCGTGCGCCACGCCGTCAAGGACAGCGGCATCTCCGCCATGGCCTGGGACAGGGCCGGCCGCCGCCTCGCCTTCGGGTGCGAGGACGGCCAGGCCGGGATCCTGACCCTGCCCTGA
- a CDS encoding CobW family GTP-binding protein — MTDKIPVTVLTGYLGAGKTTLLNRILTEPHGKKYAVIVNEFGEIGIDNELVVGADEEVFEMNNGCICCTVRGDLIRILDGLMKRKGKFDAIIVETTGLADPAPVAQTFFMDQDVADAARLDAVVTVADAKWLSDRLKDAPEAKNQIAFADVIVLNKIDLVTPEELDAVEARIRAINPYARLHRTQNCAVPLAEVLDRKAFDLDRIIELEPDFLEEGHHHHHDEEMQSVSVKVDGEVDPEKFMPWISNLTQVQGPNILRCKGIVAFPNEPRRFVFQGVHMILDGDVQGEWKPGEKRDSKVVFIGRDLDEKAIREGFLACAA; from the coding sequence ATGACCGACAAGATTCCCGTCACCGTTCTCACAGGCTACCTCGGCGCCGGAAAGACGACGCTCCTCAACCGCATCCTCACCGAGCCGCACGGCAAGAAATACGCCGTCATCGTCAACGAGTTCGGCGAGATCGGCATCGACAACGAGCTGGTCGTCGGCGCCGACGAGGAAGTGTTCGAGATGAACAACGGGTGCATCTGCTGCACGGTGCGCGGCGACCTGATCCGCATTCTCGACGGCCTGATGAAGCGCAAGGGCAAGTTCGACGCCATCATCGTCGAGACCACCGGCCTCGCCGATCCTGCCCCCGTGGCGCAGACCTTCTTCATGGACCAGGACGTGGCCGACGCCGCGCGTCTCGACGCGGTGGTGACGGTCGCCGACGCCAAGTGGCTTTCCGACCGCCTGAAGGACGCGCCCGAGGCCAAGAACCAGATCGCCTTCGCGGACGTGATCGTCCTCAACAAGATCGACCTCGTGACGCCGGAGGAGCTCGACGCGGTCGAGGCGCGCATCCGCGCCATCAACCCCTATGCGAGGCTCCACCGCACGCAGAACTGCGCCGTTCCGCTCGCGGAAGTGCTCGACCGCAAGGCGTTCGATCTCGACCGGATCATCGAGCTGGAGCCCGATTTCCTGGAGGAGGGGCACCACCATCACCACGACGAGGAGATGCAGTCCGTCTCCGTGAAGGTGGACGGCGAGGTCGACCCGGAGAAGTTCATGCCGTGGATCTCCAACCTCACCCAGGTCCAGGGGCCCAACATCCTCCGGTGCAAGGGCATCGTCGCCTTCCCCAACGAGCCGAGGCGCTTCGTCTTCCAGGGCGTCCACATGATCCTCGACGGCGACGTGCAGGGCGAATGGAAGCCGGGCGAGAAGCGGGATTCCAAGGTGGTCTTCATCGGTCGCGACCTCGACGAGAAGGCGATCCGCGAAGGCTTCCTGGCCTGCGCGGCGTGA